A single genomic interval of Bacillota bacterium harbors:
- the acsC gene encoding acetyl-CoA decarbonylase/synthase complex subunit gamma: MGLTGLEIFKQLPKTNCGECGVPTCLAFAMALASGKATLSQCPYVSDAAREALESATAPPIKLVKVGAGDNVLEIGDEQVIFRHDKTFYHPTGIFIEVADTLSADELAAKVDEVNGLVVERVGEQYVIDGFAIKNASGNADAFKKAVEAVASKTNKVLALLSEDAAAMEAAAGAVSDRKPLLYAATADNYEKMVEVAKKVGAPLAVRGNDLNSLAELVDKVVALGYKELVLDSGERQTSKVLADLTQIRRLSIKKRFRTFGYPTIAFTTEEDPGMEALEAQVFVSKFASIVVMKNVSEEALLSLLTWRRNIYTDPQKPIAVQPGVYAIGDATPDSPVYITTNFSLTYYTVATEVESTRLPSYLIAFDTDGLSVLTAWAGGKFVGETIGEWLKTSELNEKVNQKKIIIPGGVAAIKGKIEELSGWEVIVGPRDASGISSFAKLRLGA, encoded by the coding sequence ATGGGTTTAACAGGACTTGAAATTTTCAAGCAGCTACCTAAGACGAACTGCGGAGAGTGTGGCGTACCCACGTGTCTTGCTTTTGCAATGGCCTTAGCATCAGGTAAAGCCACCTTGAGCCAGTGTCCCTATGTCTCCGATGCCGCGCGTGAAGCATTAGAGTCGGCAACTGCTCCACCGATTAAGCTCGTTAAAGTAGGAGCGGGGGACAATGTCTTAGAAATTGGTGACGAGCAGGTAATTTTCCGTCATGACAAGACTTTCTATCATCCGACTGGTATTTTTATTGAGGTTGCCGATACGTTAAGTGCGGACGAGTTGGCAGCGAAGGTAGATGAAGTTAACGGCCTGGTAGTTGAGCGCGTTGGAGAACAATACGTAATTGATGGTTTTGCGATTAAGAATGCTTCCGGTAATGCCGATGCCTTCAAAAAGGCAGTTGAAGCTGTTGCAAGTAAAACAAACAAGGTTCTTGCCCTTCTTTCCGAGGACGCTGCAGCTATGGAAGCCGCGGCAGGTGCAGTATCAGACCGGAAACCCTTGCTTTATGCGGCCACTGCCGATAACTACGAAAAAATGGTCGAGGTAGCCAAGAAAGTAGGGGCTCCGCTGGCTGTTCGGGGCAATGACCTGAATAGTCTCGCGGAATTAGTCGATAAAGTAGTGGCACTTGGCTACAAGGAGCTCGTATTAGACTCCGGTGAACGTCAAACCTCGAAGGTGTTAGCTGATTTAACTCAAATCCGGCGCCTTTCCATCAAGAAGCGTTTCCGGACCTTTGGATATCCCACAATTGCCTTTACTACTGAGGAAGATCCGGGCATGGAAGCTCTCGAGGCCCAGGTTTTTGTTTCGAAATTTGCCAGCATCGTTGTCATGAAGAATGTTTCCGAGGAAGCTTTACTTTCGCTGTTAACCTGGCGGAGAAACATCTATACCGACCCGCAGAAACCCATTGCGGTGCAGCCGGGAGTTTATGCAATTGGTGACGCTACACCTGATTCGCCGGTATACATTACGACCAACTTCTCATTGACGTACTACACAGTTGCGACAGAAGTCGAATCCACGAGGTTGCCAAGCTACCTTATTGCATTTGATACCGATGGCTTGTCTGTGTTGACAGCCTGGGCGGGCGGTAAGTTTGTTGGTGAAACAATTGGCGAGTGGCTGAAAACTTCGGAGCTTAACGAGAAGGTCAACCAGAAGAAGATCATTATTCCGGGTGGTGTCGCTGCAATTAAAGGAAAGATTGAGGAGCTTTCCGGTTGGGAAGTTATTGTAGGGCCGCGTGATGCTTCCGGAATCAGTTCTTTTGCAAAACTCCGCTTGGGTGCCTAG
- a CDS encoding AAA family ATPase gives MAKHIALAGKGGTGKTTIASLVVRYLIENKKGAVLAVDADPNSNLNEALGVEVKNSISNILVDIKKSNVPTGMTKDVYLELKLHQALTETKYFDLLVMGGPQGPGCYCYPTELLKRHIDVLDKNYAYMVIDNEAGMEHISRETIENIDIMLVISDATAKGVRTAGRIYELAKSLKIQISDAYLIVTKIEDSSSLQREIEQTGLKFLGAVPFDPLVAEYDLKGKPIMELPEDSPAVRATREMFEKLSL, from the coding sequence ATGGCGAAACACATTGCACTTGCGGGTAAGGGAGGAACGGGCAAGACCACAATCGCATCCCTCGTTGTAAGGTACTTAATTGAAAACAAAAAGGGTGCAGTTCTGGCTGTAGATGCCGATCCCAACTCCAATTTAAACGAGGCATTAGGCGTTGAAGTGAAAAATTCGATCTCCAACATTCTGGTTGATATCAAGAAAAGTAACGTTCCTACCGGTATGACGAAAGACGTATACCTCGAATTGAAGTTACATCAAGCTTTAACTGAAACAAAATACTTTGACCTGCTGGTAATGGGAGGACCTCAGGGGCCCGGGTGTTATTGCTATCCGACGGAGTTGCTGAAACGACATATTGACGTTTTAGATAAAAACTATGCATACATGGTGATTGACAACGAAGCGGGAATGGAGCACATCAGTCGGGAAACCATCGAAAATATAGATATTATGCTGGTAATTTCCGATGCCACAGCAAAAGGTGTTCGCACGGCAGGCAGGATCTATGAACTTGCAAAATCCTTAAAGATTCAAATTAGCGATGCATACCTTATTGTTACGAAAATCGAAGATTCAAGTTCGCTTCAAAGGGAAATTGAACAGACAGGACTTAAGTTCTTGGGAGCGGTTCCCTTTGATCCTCTTGTTGCTGAATATGATCTCAAAGGGAAGCCTATCATGGAACTGCCGGAAGATAGTCCTGCAGTTCGTGCAACCCGGGAAATGTTTGAAAAACTATCACTTTAG
- a CDS encoding acetyl-CoA decarbonylase/synthase complex subunit delta, producing the protein MPVEILKEKFTGKVQEVVLGATKEEGGTRAYTVKLGGSSTLPFLQFEGDIPNRPVIALEVWDIKPDWPECFVPYYGDVWEDPVAWAKKAEEYGADVIYLRLQGADPELENSRTADDCAKIVKAVLENTGAPLMVEGPGFPDKDNEVLQAVAETAAGENIALGVAEKDNYRSIAAACMMGKHCIVGRSPVDINILKQLNIMITEMGVSPEKIINDPLTGGLGYGIEYSYSIMERARWGALIGDKMMAFPVVCLAGPEAWRPKEPNAPNEEAGRGWGDQKVRGIMWEAMTAAALLQAGGDLVLMRHPEAVKLVKKQLEDLMVPNTY; encoded by the coding sequence ATGCCGGTTGAGATTTTAAAAGAAAAATTTACTGGTAAAGTTCAGGAAGTAGTGCTCGGCGCAACAAAAGAAGAGGGCGGTACCAGGGCTTATACGGTGAAATTGGGCGGAAGCTCGACCCTGCCTTTCCTTCAGTTCGAAGGCGATATTCCTAACCGTCCTGTAATTGCGCTTGAGGTTTGGGATATCAAGCCAGATTGGCCTGAGTGTTTTGTGCCTTACTACGGCGATGTCTGGGAAGACCCGGTTGCCTGGGCGAAAAAGGCTGAGGAATACGGGGCCGACGTTATTTATCTCCGCCTTCAGGGCGCAGATCCGGAATTGGAAAATTCAAGGACCGCAGATGACTGCGCAAAAATTGTAAAGGCGGTTTTAGAGAATACGGGTGCCCCCCTGATGGTAGAAGGTCCCGGATTCCCGGATAAGGATAATGAAGTCCTGCAGGCGGTGGCGGAAACGGCTGCAGGGGAAAACATCGCTCTTGGTGTTGCCGAAAAGGATAACTACAGGTCAATCGCTGCTGCCTGCATGATGGGCAAGCACTGTATCGTGGGGCGTTCACCGGTTGATATCAACATTTTAAAACAGTTAAACATTATGATTACAGAAATGGGTGTTTCACCTGAAAAGATCATCAATGACCCCTTAACAGGCGGTTTGGGATATGGGATTGAATACTCCTACTCGATTATGGAACGGGCACGCTGGGGGGCCCTGATTGGGGATAAAATGATGGCATTCCCGGTTGTTTGTTTAGCTGGCCCCGAGGCATGGCGGCCGAAAGAGCCCAATGCTCCTAATGAAGAGGCCGGTCGCGGTTGGGGCGACCAAAAGGTGCGGGGAATCATGTGGGAGGCTATGACGGCTGCTGCTTTGCTGCAAGCCGGTGGAGACCTTGTACTTATGCGGCACCCAGAAGCAGTAAAATTAGTGAAGAAACAGCTTGAAGATCTCATGGTCCCGAACACCTACTAA
- a CDS encoding methyltetrahydrofolate cobalamin methyltransferase, with the protein MGFIMIGERINGMFKDIGEAVAKFDPKPIQEWAIKQTEAGAHYLDVNVGPTAEDRVKSMRWMCEVIQEVCDTPLCLDSTNYDAIEAGLEVCKKPAIINSCPAERPKIERVFPMAKKYGAGIVALTMDKSGIPKSADMRVAFAMELVAAADEFGISPEDLFIDPLILPCNVAQDHAPEVLEALRQIKNLSDPPPRTTLGLSNVSQNTLDRSLINRIYCVMAITAGLDSAIIDVNDDALVDAIATADMLLNRAIYCDSYAKVFRQR; encoded by the coding sequence ATGGGCTTCATAATGATTGGTGAGCGGATCAACGGTATGTTTAAGGACATCGGGGAAGCGGTAGCCAAATTTGACCCGAAACCAATTCAGGAATGGGCGATAAAGCAAACCGAAGCAGGTGCCCACTACCTTGATGTCAATGTGGGCCCAACGGCAGAAGACAGAGTTAAATCAATGCGCTGGATGTGTGAAGTGATCCAGGAAGTCTGTGATACACCTCTTTGCCTTGACTCAACCAACTACGATGCCATTGAAGCGGGATTGGAAGTTTGCAAGAAACCGGCAATTATCAACTCCTGCCCTGCGGAGCGGCCGAAAATCGAGCGGGTTTTCCCAATGGCGAAGAAATACGGAGCAGGGATTGTTGCTTTAACCATGGACAAGTCCGGAATTCCCAAGAGCGCCGATATGCGAGTGGCGTTTGCGATGGAACTGGTTGCGGCGGCTGATGAGTTTGGCATTTCGCCGGAAGACCTTTTCATTGACCCGCTTATTCTACCCTGTAACGTAGCGCAGGACCATGCCCCCGAAGTTCTTGAAGCTCTACGGCAAATTAAAAACCTTTCTGATCCTCCACCGCGGACGACCTTAGGGTTAAGCAACGTTTCCCAAAACACTTTAGACCGTTCGCTCATAAACCGCATTTACTGTGTAATGGCAATTACGGCTGGTCTTGACTCTGCAATTATAGATGTTAATGACGACGCCTTGGTGGATGCAATTGCAACTGCCGATATGCTCTTGAACAGGGCCATTTACTGCGATTCCTACGCAAAAGTGTTCCGGCAAAGATAA
- a CDS encoding hydrogenase iron-sulfur subunit, which produces MSKKSKHIRVGIYLCDCDGRISEKIDLNKVKTVIQSEADFEYIRVTNVLCGKVEQERLAQEIDKYSLNRLLIAGCTDPFITRQFLQVAEENGLIRYYVDFVDLSAVGEGKHDATEAAILAINNVLANMQLRGDIGLEELQVLPEVLVVGCGNDGATAALAIAQNQPVVMIDQEFETSGVALVSGNPKITVKTGAKLVGLEGFPGNFTVRILENGKISKQNFGAIVLALDAQPVFDKNKYGGVAPGEKILLLSQFTNAKKDYLGQKITFILGKADLDSLLSYAAVLKEAISLKEKGAADVTVFYDDMKVSADYLEQYYEKARAVGVNFLKYGGDLEIYTTVVAATVQYREPFLPQGFPVKVTSDYLVLAEDYVPAPVTQELAETLEVRLGPGGFFQDDNVHFLPIKSNREGIYFVGSCHGPIHGIDLAREVEAVAAEVSRFAHGTLKVPALQPRVEAEKCAVCLTCYRTCPHKAIEIVHDESLNNMYYSAARMHPLACRRCGTCAAECPGKAIQLPFYSDQEILLEVTKPPKLIAYACENSGALAAEFAQQLESQVQNDLQIVRVPCSGKIDVIYILKALERGADGVILLVCHRDNCKYVWGNERAEKRKEQVRKLLNDIGLEGDRVEIVHVAANQGNQFNTAVKAMAEKVRQFGTNPGKVVK; this is translated from the coding sequence ATGAGTAAAAAAAGTAAACACATTCGCGTCGGAATCTACCTTTGTGATTGCGATGGAAGAATTTCCGAAAAAATTGACCTGAATAAAGTCAAAACTGTAATCCAAAGTGAAGCTGATTTCGAATATATCAGGGTCACTAATGTTCTTTGCGGGAAGGTGGAACAGGAAAGACTTGCTCAAGAAATAGATAAGTATTCATTAAATCGTCTTTTAATTGCGGGTTGTACGGATCCTTTTATTACGCGGCAATTTTTACAAGTAGCGGAAGAGAACGGTCTCATCCGTTACTATGTTGATTTTGTTGACCTCTCTGCGGTTGGCGAAGGAAAACATGATGCTACGGAGGCTGCGATTTTGGCGATAAATAATGTGCTTGCAAACATGCAACTCCGGGGTGATATTGGGCTGGAAGAACTTCAGGTTCTCCCTGAGGTTCTGGTTGTTGGGTGCGGAAACGATGGAGCAACTGCTGCGTTAGCAATTGCTCAAAACCAGCCGGTCGTCATGATTGACCAAGAATTTGAAACCAGCGGGGTTGCACTTGTTAGTGGGAACCCAAAAATTACTGTAAAAACAGGAGCCAAACTAGTTGGACTGGAAGGCTTCCCCGGCAACTTTACCGTACGGATTTTGGAAAACGGGAAAATTTCGAAGCAAAATTTTGGAGCAATTGTACTTGCATTAGATGCCCAGCCTGTCTTTGACAAAAACAAGTACGGCGGGGTTGCGCCAGGTGAGAAGATTCTTTTGTTGTCCCAGTTTACTAATGCAAAGAAGGATTACTTGGGCCAAAAAATTACTTTCATTTTAGGGAAAGCAGATCTTGATTCTCTCCTTTCGTACGCAGCTGTTTTAAAAGAAGCTATTAGTCTTAAAGAAAAAGGTGCAGCAGACGTTACTGTCTTTTACGATGACATGAAGGTATCAGCGGATTACCTTGAACAGTACTACGAAAAAGCCCGCGCCGTAGGGGTTAATTTCTTAAAATACGGCGGTGATTTAGAAATTTATACGACAGTTGTCGCTGCAACGGTACAGTATCGCGAACCTTTCCTGCCACAGGGTTTTCCGGTAAAAGTAACTTCTGATTATCTGGTACTCGCGGAAGATTACGTTCCTGCTCCGGTCACCCAGGAATTGGCTGAGACGTTAGAGGTCAGGTTGGGTCCTGGAGGATTCTTCCAGGATGACAATGTTCACTTCCTTCCAATTAAGTCAAACCGTGAGGGGATTTATTTCGTAGGAAGCTGCCACGGTCCCATTCATGGAATTGACCTTGCAAGGGAAGTAGAGGCTGTCGCCGCTGAAGTAAGCCGTTTCGCTCATGGTACCTTAAAGGTACCCGCCTTGCAACCTCGCGTGGAAGCAGAAAAATGCGCGGTTTGTCTTACTTGCTACCGCACTTGTCCTCATAAAGCCATCGAAATCGTTCACGACGAAAGTTTGAACAATATGTATTATTCAGCGGCGAGAATGCACCCCCTCGCATGCCGTCGCTGTGGTACATGTGCGGCAGAATGCCCGGGCAAGGCTATTCAGTTGCCTTTTTATTCAGACCAGGAAATCTTACTTGAAGTCACAAAGCCCCCTAAACTAATAGCTTATGCATGCGAGAATTCGGGAGCGTTAGCCGCTGAGTTTGCTCAACAATTGGAATCTCAGGTACAAAACGATTTACAGATTGTTCGTGTACCCTGTTCAGGTAAGATTGATGTAATTTACATACTTAAAGCCCTGGAACGGGGTGCTGATGGTGTGATCCTACTGGTCTGTCACCGGGATAACTGCAAGTATGTATGGGGTAACGAAAGGGCAGAAAAACGTAAAGAACAAGTCCGGAAGTTGCTGAATGATATCGGGCTTGAAGGAGATCGGGTTGAAATTGTGCATGTCGCTGCTAATCAGGGAAACCAGTTTAACACTGCAGTGAAGGCGATGGCGGAGAAGGTTCGCCAATTTGGAACAAACCCGGGGAAGGTGGTAAAGTAA
- a CDS encoding methylenetetrahydrofolate reductase C-terminal domain-containing protein, giving the protein MIVAERKPVEKILEMIAPYKKVLVAGCLGCVTVCLTGGEKEVGILASQIRMARSKEGNPIEVIEQTVERQCDAEYNAKFLENVEKVEAIVSLACGIGIQYLGEKYPSTPIFPGVNTLMLGANIDVGKWEERCFACGDCVLDKTGGICPIARCSKSLLNGPCGGSQYGKCEVSKDVPCAWQLIYDRLTAIGQVDKLREIIPAKNWLRAKGPRTYVREDLTLDRS; this is encoded by the coding sequence ATGATCGTTGCTGAAAGAAAACCAGTTGAGAAGATTCTTGAGATGATCGCGCCCTATAAGAAGGTTTTAGTGGCAGGGTGCCTGGGGTGCGTAACGGTGTGCCTGACGGGCGGCGAAAAAGAGGTTGGCATTCTGGCTTCTCAGATCCGGATGGCACGCAGCAAAGAAGGCAACCCGATCGAGGTAATCGAACAGACTGTGGAACGCCAGTGCGATGCCGAATACAATGCCAAATTCCTGGAAAATGTTGAAAAAGTCGAAGCCATTGTCTCTCTAGCCTGTGGCATTGGTATTCAGTACCTGGGCGAGAAGTATCCCTCGACCCCGATCTTCCCCGGTGTCAATACCCTGATGCTGGGCGCCAACATCGATGTCGGCAAGTGGGAGGAGCGGTGCTTCGCCTGCGGCGACTGCGTCCTTGATAAGACAGGCGGTATTTGCCCCATCGCCCGTTGCTCCAAGAGTCTGTTGAACGGACCCTGCGGCGGTTCCCAGTACGGGAAGTGCGAGGTCTCCAAGGATGTACCCTGTGCCTGGCAACTGATCTATGACCGGTTGACAGCTATCGGCCAGGTGGACAAGTTGAGGGAAATCATCCCGGCGAAGAACTGGCTGCGCGCCAAGGGCCCGAGAACTTATGTAAGGGAGGATCTGACCCTTGACAGAAGCTAA
- a CDS encoding methylenetetrahydrofolate reductase — MKSGSALERTYASGQFVVTGEIGPPKESSFHHIEMYGQGMMGRVDAVNFTDNQTAVTRLSSWAASIKLIQMGMEPNLQVVCRDRNRLAIQSDLLGAYALGVRNVLCLSGDHQMFGNHPGCKGVYDVDSIQLIGIVKRLRDEGRFECGEECKHNPRFFIGCAANPFGDPFEFRVVRLEKKIEAGADFVQTQCILDMERFERFMELVRARGLHKRIYISPGLMPVKSPKMARYMQTGVPGMMVSEEFCQFLEKAENGKIAALDLTVNYLKHVQKIEGVAGAHIMAVAWEEVVPLILAKAGVLPRPFAAFKDTPGAITDELKALWKKSGVENYAPELLT, encoded by the coding sequence TTGAAATCAGGCAGCGCATTAGAAAGAACCTATGCATCAGGCCAATTTGTCGTCACCGGCGAGATCGGCCCACCCAAGGAATCGAGCTTCCATCACATCGAGATGTACGGTCAGGGGATGATGGGGCGGGTCGACGCCGTCAACTTCACCGACAACCAGACCGCCGTCACCCGGCTCTCCAGTTGGGCGGCATCCATCAAGCTAATTCAGATGGGCATGGAGCCGAACCTGCAGGTTGTGTGCAGGGACCGCAACCGCCTGGCCATCCAGAGCGACCTGCTGGGCGCCTATGCACTCGGGGTACGCAACGTGCTCTGCCTGTCCGGCGACCACCAGATGTTTGGCAACCACCCCGGCTGCAAGGGCGTCTACGACGTTGACTCCATCCAGTTGATCGGGATAGTGAAGAGGCTTCGGGATGAGGGGCGTTTCGAGTGCGGCGAGGAGTGCAAGCACAACCCCAGGTTCTTCATCGGCTGCGCCGCGAACCCCTTCGGCGATCCCTTCGAGTTCCGGGTGGTGCGCCTGGAGAAGAAGATCGAGGCCGGCGCCGATTTTGTACAGACCCAGTGCATCCTGGACATGGAACGCTTCGAGCGGTTCATGGAGCTGGTCCGGGCGCGCGGCCTGCACAAGCGAATCTATATCAGCCCCGGGCTGATGCCGGTCAAGTCCCCGAAGATGGCCCGATACATGCAGACGGGCGTGCCCGGGATGATGGTATCGGAAGAGTTCTGCCAATTCTTAGAGAAGGCGGAAAATGGGAAGATCGCGGCCCTGGATCTGACGGTGAATTATCTCAAGCATGTCCAAAAGATCGAGGGAGTGGCGGGTGCGCACATCATGGCCGTGGCGTGGGAGGAAGTGGTGCCCTTGATCTTGGCGAAAGCTGGCGTCCTTCCCAGGCCCTTCGCGGCTTTCAAGGACACCCCCGGGGCTATCACCGATGAACTCAAGGCTTTATGGAAAAAGTCAGGCGTTGAGAATTATGCTCCGGAGCTGCTGACATAG
- a CDS encoding FAD-dependent oxidoreductase, with protein MEREKVLVIGGGTAGMTSALELAERGVEVFLIEKEKEIGGKAADYCCKATEKCNRCAACLVLQQKDKVSQEPLVHVLTSARVTEVKRNGKGFKAAVTRGEDVLALEAQAVIVATGFDPYDLKRRSEFAYGLEGNVISGLELEKALKEKGSFAAAFGSGIKKIGFIQCVGSRDLSIGNGYCSRVCCMYAAKLAKIIRNELPEVEIDIFYMDFQSFGKGFSIFNQELRETDKVRFIRAIPSKIYGFPYDRLTVRYTDSMVGKPCEDKYDLIVLSLAITPSESSQQLAQQLGLNLDNYGFMAGCSDEETVVTNQPGVFLAGVCQGPKDIPQTIGHARAAAGMVFQYLGS; from the coding sequence TTGGAAAGAGAAAAAGTACTTGTAATTGGTGGCGGCACTGCGGGAATGACGAGTGCCCTTGAGTTAGCCGAGCGAGGGGTAGAAGTTTTTCTAATCGAAAAAGAAAAAGAAATTGGCGGAAAAGCAGCGGATTACTGCTGTAAAGCTACTGAAAAGTGCAACCGTTGTGCCGCTTGTTTGGTCCTGCAGCAGAAAGATAAAGTTTCACAGGAACCTCTGGTTCATGTCCTGACCAGCGCCCGGGTGACGGAGGTAAAAAGAAACGGAAAGGGCTTTAAAGCTGCAGTTACCCGGGGGGAAGACGTTCTTGCGCTAGAGGCACAGGCTGTTATTGTAGCAACTGGTTTTGATCCCTATGATTTAAAGAGAAGAAGTGAGTTTGCTTATGGGCTGGAGGGCAATGTTATCTCAGGGTTGGAACTGGAGAAAGCTTTAAAAGAAAAGGGAAGTTTTGCTGCAGCCTTCGGTTCCGGAATCAAAAAAATCGGGTTTATTCAATGTGTGGGAAGCCGGGATCTCTCGATAGGTAATGGCTACTGTTCGAGGGTTTGCTGTATGTATGCGGCCAAACTTGCTAAAATAATTCGGAATGAATTGCCTGAAGTCGAGATTGATATTTTCTATATGGACTTTCAGAGCTTTGGGAAAGGCTTCAGTATTTTTAATCAAGAGCTTAGAGAAACTGATAAAGTTAGATTCATCAGAGCCATTCCTTCAAAGATTTACGGTTTTCCCTATGACCGCCTGACGGTCCGTTATACCGATTCTATGGTTGGGAAGCCCTGCGAAGATAAGTACGATTTAATCGTGCTCTCTCTTGCCATCACTCCCTCTGAAAGCAGCCAGCAACTTGCACAGCAACTGGGACTCAACCTGGATAATTACGGATTTATGGCAGGATGCTCAGATGAAGAAACAGTTGTTACAAATCAACCAGGTGTTTTCCTGGCGGGTGTCTGTCAGGGACCCAAAGATATTCCCCAGACAATCGGACACGCCAGGGCCGCGGCGGGAATGGTATTCCAGTATCTTGGCAGCTAA
- a CDS encoding aminotransferase class I/II-fold pyridoxal phosphate-dependent enzyme produces the protein MQNAERRSGENLSDFVSETLRGLPRSGIRRFFDLIAETDGVISLGVGEPDYITPDPIREACIEALQKGITKYTSNCGMSELRDEIASYLKARFNLSYSREEILVTVGVSEGVDLALRTLINPGDEILIGEPCYVSYAPCTSLAGGKPVLVPTRAEDQFRLRKKDLVARITDKSKAILLSYPNNPTGAIMERGDLEEIAQIAQNYNLLVISDEVYAELTYETQHVSVAAIPGMIERTILLNGFSKAFAMTGWRLGFAAGPGVIIDAMLKIHQYTMLCASSLSQWAALTALQDGFPFVAEMVSEYDKRRKLIVSGLRQIGLPCFEPKGAFYVFPCIQHTGMTSDEFCELLLKEEKVAVVPGNAFGPSGEGFIRCCYAASQAEIEEALERIDRFLRRHQLPRAATL, from the coding sequence ATGCAAAACGCGGAGAGAAGGTCCGGAGAAAATTTAAGCGATTTTGTTTCCGAAACCTTGCGGGGGTTGCCCCGTTCGGGAATTCGGAGATTCTTCGATTTAATTGCTGAAACCGATGGGGTTATTTCCCTGGGTGTGGGTGAACCTGATTACATTACTCCTGATCCAATTCGAGAGGCATGTATCGAAGCTTTACAAAAGGGAATCACGAAATATACTTCTAACTGTGGCATGTCTGAATTGCGAGACGAAATAGCTTCGTATTTAAAAGCGAGGTTTAATCTCAGTTACAGTCGCGAGGAGATTTTGGTTACCGTAGGAGTAAGCGAAGGAGTTGATCTTGCGCTCCGTACCTTGATTAATCCTGGAGATGAAATTCTCATTGGGGAGCCCTGCTATGTTTCTTACGCTCCCTGTACCTCTTTAGCCGGAGGAAAACCGGTTCTGGTTCCCACAAGAGCTGAAGATCAATTCCGGTTGCGCAAAAAGGATCTTGTGGCGCGAATTACCGATAAAAGTAAGGCAATTTTGCTCTCCTATCCTAATAATCCAACAGGAGCAATTATGGAGCGCGGGGACCTTGAAGAGATCGCCCAAATTGCACAAAATTATAACCTGTTGGTCATATCGGATGAAGTTTATGCAGAATTAACTTACGAAACCCAGCATGTTTCAGTTGCTGCAATTCCCGGGATGATTGAGCGTACCATCTTGCTTAATGGTTTTTCTAAGGCTTTTGCAATGACAGGGTGGAGGCTTGGCTTTGCTGCAGGCCCTGGAGTTATTATTGATGCGATGTTAAAGATTCACCAGTATACCATGCTTTGCGCTTCTTCTCTTAGCCAGTGGGCTGCGCTTACTGCCCTCCAGGATGGTTTCCCATTTGTTGCCGAAATGGTTAGTGAGTATGACAAGCGTCGTAAGCTGATTGTCAGCGGGCTACGACAAATTGGACTTCCTTGTTTTGAACCAAAAGGCGCCTTTTACGTATTTCCATGTATCCAGCATACAGGAATGACTTCAGATGAATTTTGCGAACTTCTCCTGAAAGAAGAAAAGGTTGCTGTAGTCCCCGGTAATGCTTTTGGGCCAAGCGGAGAGGGATTTATTAGATGTTGTTACGCCGCTTCTCAGGCTGAAATTGAAGAGGCACTTGAAAGAATTGACAGGTTTTTAAGACGCCACCAGTTGCCCCGCGCCGCTACTCTGTAA